The DNA region TGTTtgtaatacatattttattttgctagctatcatattaatattcttaaaaatattgtGCAGGAGATACCATATGCCAAAATTATCCGTGAAGAAGGAATTCCCCATATGGAGCTTATGAGACGCATATTTGGTTGTCAAGGCAGTAAACCAGAAGCTATGTACCCAACTCATAAGCAAGATGCAAACAATACTGAGGTAGATGAGAGGCAATCAGTGGACAAGTTCGTTCCGATAGCCgtagatgatgatggagatgattCAAACCGTACTCCTACAAAGGATGCACATCTACAGTCTCAAACCATCACAAACGAATCTCCTCCACTGTCGCCAATTGGTCCAGCGAAGCGGTCAGCTAAAAAACAATCACGTGTTACTCCATACCCAAGTAATCGAGGGAAAGATGTACTACGGAGTGGAGAAAAGAACATGCCACGAAGAAGAACGGCATTTGAAACAGAGATGGGTGGACAATTCAAAGAAATGATGGAATTTCGTCGTGCTCAAGTAGAAGAGGCAAGAGAACGTAGAGAAAAGAATGAAGCTACACCATACAAAGAGGCATATGGAGTCTTGCAATCAATTCAAGGTTTGACAAGGTGGACAGATTTTTGGTGGGCGTGTATCAAAGTACTAAAGGAGGATCTCTTTGCCCGAGAAATGATGGTCTCTAGTGAAAATGATCATGATAAGATCATATTCTTGGAGGGTTATACGGGATATGATCGTAACGGAGATTTCATTGGAAATCGTCTCAATAATTTGCAAAGTTGCCAAAGAGGTCCTCCAAGTGTCAACCTGGATTTGAACATCCGTAACACAAACATGGAGACTCACGAAGAATTCAATGCTCCATCTCATACAGAGCTCATGTCATTATTCAAAGAGATAGGGTATGAAGGTGGAACCAAGAAAACGGGTTGTGATGGAGAATCAAGTCAGACGAAGACTTTTAATCTAgaagattaaaaatcttttaataatattccttttcctttttctaatgCATTTTaggttaaggtttttttttgttttttttttttggttcaatgcTAAGAAATTAGTTCTATTTTGCTTAATGTTACATggtttatgattaataaaataattaagttctaatcctagtttttttttattctcatcTATTTATAGGTCATACGATTAAACGAGCTGTATTCTCGGGGTTTAGAAAATCTTACAGAAGACGAGTTGCTAGAGTTGTACAATCTAGAAGATGATGAGTATATGGATACGATAATGCATCCTTTGATGGAATATTACAATCgttatttttctaaacaacCAATGGCGGAAGAACGAGGATTAGGTTGGCAAAACCTTGAAAGGCAGATTCGTAACAAGCCGGTAAATTGTATGAACATGTTAAGGATGCATCCGGAAGCATTCAAGAACCTGTGCACAACGCTGGAGCAACGTTACAACTTACGGAGTACCGATAATATCAGTATTGATGAGATGGTGGCAATATTTTTGGTTACATGCGGTCAAAATGCATCTCAACGCTTTGTTGGAATGACTTTTGGTCGTTCCCAAGAGACTGCTTATCGAAAGTTCCATGAGGTACTGGACGCTGTAGAGAGACTTGCATGTGAGTATTTAAAaactccaacaacaacatcactcCAGCACTATCCTCGTAAGTTACAAGAAGATTCAAGATATTGGCCTTTCTTTAGTGGATTTGTTGGAGCACTTGATGGAACGCATGTCAAAGTAATGGTTGGAGGTAGTGATGCAGTTGGGTATTTTGATAGAAATGGACAGAAAAGTCTAAACATAATGGCCATATGCGATTTAAACATGATCTTCAAGTATGCATGGCTAGGCGCAGCTGGATCCACACATGATTCATTGGTGTTGCAGTATGCAATAGATGGAGATCCTTTATTCCCGAGACCTCCTATAGGTAAGTATTATCTCGTCGATTCTGGATATGCGAACAAGCGGGGATTTCTAGCTCCATATAGAGGAAGCAGCAGAGAAAACATCAGATATCATCTTTCAGAATTTGATGCAGGTGCTCCGAggaacaaaaaagaattatataataGGTGGCATGCATCACTTCGTTCTGTGATAGAACGAACATTCggagtttggaaaaaaaaatggacgaTTCTTGACAATTTGCCTCGTTATGATGTCAAGACTCAGAACAGAATTGTGCATGCTACTATGGTTCTTCACAATTTTATCAGGCTTCATAGAATTCCAGATGCTGATTTTGAAGACGAAAATGTCACTGCTCGAGATAGTCGTGGACGACGATTTGCAGAAGGCGAACTTAATCgacttgaggaagaagagggaacAAATGATGGCCAATATATGAATAACGTACGAGATGAGATAGCAAATATGCTATGGAATGTACGTCGTcattagtttctctctttttattttctatgtctcaaatgtttttcatttttttttacataggatcattttatttatctattttgaattattctatttcaaaaatgttattgttcttaataattttttaatttttatttctaatagATACTGCACATGATACATCAAAAATGTTACCAGTCAGTCGtttaaagaaaatgtttaattcattttttactgCAAATTCACTACATCAAACTGCCGTTTATACCATATAATTTTTACTGCAAGCTAAatcgaattttaatatttactgCAACTCGATTTTGATAATTCGTGTTACCAGTCAGAGCCAATATGTGTGGGTTTGGAAAGTTATGATTATTTtgtcatgttaaaaaaaaaaaaactcaatattcTGGCagtaaatgagtttttttttttatataggtttcctaatttaaatttaaaaaaaaacgattaatttattttgatgcagaaacaagaaaatttgtGGGGAAGAGACCATAAATAGATCCAGAGGAGAATTAAGAGAGGAGCgttggggaaaaaaaagaaaaagaaaaaaaagctaaatcgatttttttctttttgggggcAAGCAGcgtcgtaatttttttttttttttgatttataaatatacatgaaaaaTCCTTAATAGccgcctcttcttcttcttcttccccagtTTCGCAGCATCCTCTTCAATAAACCACCAACTCctctgaaaaccctaatctggAGAATCGCCGCCTTCTCCAGATAATTATCTATTTCTATTAGCTTACTTCCTTTTGATTTCCAGGTTCGAATCACCTCCGCCTTTTAAACGCGTTTCTtatatctctttctccatttctgtgtgttttctgttttgaatcttcatcttctttgcgATTAATTGCTCATTTTGTCTATTCGAATTCGATTTTGTTTGCAGATTCTGATGAAAACCGGATCGGATCTTTCTCTAGATCCGTTCTaggttttttttcatttttccttttcgatttctgtctttttttcaATCTCTCTTGCATCCGGATGCTCTTGAAGcggagtcatcatcatcatcataaatcGGCAGAGAAATGTCGCAGGCTCCGaatccaaaagaagaagacgatgataaTACGATTGAAATCCGCGAGGTCTGGTCCCATAACCTCGAACAAGAGATGGCTCTGATTGAACAATCCATTGACGATTTCCCTTACGTCGCCATGGACACTGAGTTCCCAGGTATCGTTTGCAAGACTGTGACGGCGAATCCAAACCCGAACCCTAAACACTACGAGTACAACTACGGGACGTTGAAGACGAACGTGAACATGCTCAAGTTGATTCAGCTCGGTCTCACGTTATCAGATGAGCGAGGGAACTTGCCAACCTGTGGAACCAACAAAAGGCAATGCATCTGGCAATTCAATTTCAGGGAGTTCAATCTCAAGTCCGACATGTTCGCCATGGACTCCATCAACCTCCTCCGCGGCTCAAACATCGATTTCGAGAAGAACAAAGAGTGCGGCGTCGATTCGAAACGATTCGCTGAGCTTCTTATGGGTTCCGGGGTAGTGCTTAACGATAAGATACAGTGGGTGACGTTCCACTGCGGATACGATTTTGGATATTTGCTTAAACTCTTGTCAGGGAAAGATTTGCCTGAGGAGAAATCGGAGTTCTTCGATCAGGTGACGAGCTATTTCCCTGTAGTGTACGATATCAAATACTTGATGGGATTCTGTGCACCGCTCTATGGAGGGTTGGAGAGAGTAGCGGATATACTTGGTGTGAAACGGGTTGGGATTTCTCATCAGGCTGGTTCGGATAGCTTGTTAACGTTGCGTGCTTTCAACaagatgaaagagatgttcttcaCTGGTTCCTTGGATAGATATTCTGGTTTTTTGTATGGATTAGATAATCCTCAGCGACTCGCCGgatccaaaaaataataaacaaaacaaaaaaaatttaaactgtTTGGTGtgtctcttttttgtttttgctttggttAGGCTGCTTTAGGTGTTATGAGCATTACAATTAGGTGTTAATTAGAGcgaatatgatgatgatgcacAAGAATTTTATAGTCAAGAGCCGTTTAAAAATTATCCATAATCTTATATGTAGAAGTAAAATCATGTATTTACTGTTTGGTTGAGAGAGTTTGATTGATATGGTGTGAAATGATTCCGTTGTTTTCTTATCAatcatacctttttttttgtgtaattgcGTTTTAGATGCCGCGCAACTGATGACACAtataaccaaaagaaataaatcagGGGGCGTTACACAAGTTGGTTTTTTTAAACTACaacgaaagaagaaaaaaaacgagaCACTTACCTTTTTTAATGATTCCACTAATCCACGTTACTGTCAACCCCTAAACTCGTGTAAGACAGTTTTATTCATAGTGGGAGAGAAGAACGCTagataaacaataaataaaaaaacgacgtcgttaaCGAAGCCAACTAATAGGCCCAGTCCAAGCCCAAACATACAGTCCGCGACGATCCGTTAAAGGGTCATTTTTGTggtgaaattagggttttagtaAAGTGAGCATATAAAATTGTTACAAATTCATTTCACATCCTTTCCGCTGCTGCCGTCTTCGTCTCCTGAGGTCAGTGTTTCAGCTCCTCTATCGCTCTAACGAACGATCTTACTTTTTTGTAATCTTGGCTATGTATTTGTTGTGCTTTGTTCTTCCCCCGTCGATTTTGTTCCGTTTGTTGATTCCGATTTTGCTTGATCTTTTGTATTGACAGATAAGAAGAggacttctgttttttttttcttttccggtCGTTAAACAACAATCAAAGAGAAAGCATGTCAGGGTAAGCTTAGTTATACTGTCTTGGGTTTATCTATTTCTCTCATTCGTCGACATTTCGTATACTTGGTTTTATCTATTTCTGTTAATTTTGATTATTGcattgttgatgttgatgaatGTTCCTGTCGATTGCTGATACTTTTATGATTTCTCTTGTGCTGCGGATTAATCTTATTTGTTTCTCAAAAATCTGCTTTATGATTAACCTATGACTTGTCTTAAACTTTAATCAAAGTTTTCTAGTCTTGTACTGTGATTTAATACGATGCAGATGTTTTATATGCTTTAGTAGTATCAATGGGCTTATTGtttgtaatttgatttttttttaatctcaatcTGTTCCATCATTATCTGTTGTTGCTCTGTCTAAATTATGATTCTTTACTTGTATCAGTGATGAAGCTGCCCCTGCTGTTGTTCCTCCCGTTGCTGAGCCAGCGGCCATCCCTGAGGACATGGACGTAAACACTGCATTGGAGCTGACTCTAAGGAAAGCTCGTGCTCACGGTGGTGTTGTTCGTGGTCTCCATGAGTGTGCTAAGCTTATTGAGAAGCGTGTGGCTCAGCTATGTGTCTTGGCTGAAGACTGCAACCAGCCTGATTACGTTAAGCTTGTGAAAGCTCTCTGTGCTGATCACAACATCAATTTGCTTACCGTTCCAAGTGCCAAGACCCTCGGAGAATGGGCTGGAgtaagtttattattatttcctaCTCTTCCTCTATAAACCTTACTTACTAAAGCTCGGTTTTGCTCCAAATGAATGTTTGGTTTCTCAACAACGAATTGAATctttttgatattgtttttttcagcTCTGCAAGATTGATTCTGAGGGAAATGCCAGGAAGGTTGTTGGATGCTCATGTCTTGTTGTCAAGGTAAATTAAAGTCTTTACGCTTCAACTCGTGTATCCTATGAATCATCTAATTGATAGGATTCATTGATAACAGTCCGTAGTCTTTCACTAAATGCGTTTATGTGATTTTCTTGTCAGGACTACGGCGAGGAGACCACTGCTCTCAATATCGTCAAGAAGCATATTGAATCTCAATAAATTTCATGAAGCTTCTCTAAACTCGAATTTCCAGATGTTTTTTCATCCCAAATgctgttttctcttggttttgatatttaatattttagcgGACAGCTGTTGAGATTTGTTTGGAACATGGTCAAGTTTTGTTGTTATCCTAGGCTCTGTTCTTCGAAAGGCCAAATTTGccttagattttatttttacctcactttctcataaaataaaaatgtttaaataattgCTGATATAGGTACTGAAAGTTACAAGTGTGAtggtagaaaataaaaagttgctTCCCTGATGATAGTTTAATTCATTAattgagatttgtttgtttttcaatcTATACAGAATCTAGATCTTAAAGGCGAGTGTTATCGCCTTAAAGCATTCAAAttctatttttgtaataattagcAGGATAATATTTCAGCCTATTCAAGATAAATTTATTCATCCTATTGGCgtctattttcatattttgtgttcTACATATCGCCGTCAATATAAAGGAAcctatggtttttagtttttacgaTTTACACGAATACAAAAAGCACTTGGAAATTTTCAATTCTTTTGAAGTGAAAAGCTCCGGAAGAAGGGCGGGAAGAGACGAATCCAAGCTTGGCAACACCACCGATTAATCGTTCTGGTAATACGATTATGATCACAGTTATAGATGAAAGTGATGAAATACCCATGGATTTGCTAGAGACTCTCTTAAATTCTGTCAAAAAGGAAAGCCGGGTAAGTTTTCCCCAGTTGAGGTTAGATTCTCCCAGGTTTTAAATACACTTGAGGTTTAATTTGTCTGATTGACTTGCCTTAGGATGTCTCACCAGCGGCTTCCACGCTTGTGGAGAAGGTTCTCAGTAGTTGTGCCCGTAAGCTTCAGCCTTGCATCATCGAAGCTTTGAAGTCCACAGGGACCAGCTTGGACATGTATTCTCCAGTAGTTTCATCAATATGCCAAAGCGAATCTGCCATTACTCAAGGGCACAGTGATGTTAAGGCCAAAGAAAATGAGGTATTCTATATGTTCTGAGCTCTTGGTTTGATTGATAGTTGTGTGGTATAGAAGTTTCACTGCCAACAGTGCGTATCAaccttcttctatctttttcaaattttcaggCAGATGAAAAGATGTCAGAAGAACAAGTAGTTCTTAGAGGTACTGTATTTGAAAGGCTTTTTTCATCAATATGCTAAAACTCTGTTTTGCTCcaaatgaatttttgttttttttaacaacgaattgaatctttttgatgttgtttttgcaGCTCTGCAAGATTGATTCTTAGGGAAATGCCAGGAAGGTTGTTAGATGCTCATGTCTTGTTTTATTTACCTTTGCAAGATTGATTCTGAGGGAAACGCTAGTCTTTTTCATCAAGATGCCAGGAAGGTTGTTGGATGCTCATGTCAAGGTAAATAAAGTCCTAACGCTTCAACTTGTGTACCCTTTGAATCATCTAAGTGATAGGATTCATTGACAACAGTCCGTAGTCTTTCACTAAATGCGTTTATGTGATTTTCTTGTCAGGACTACTGCTCTCAATATCGTCAAGAAGCATATTGAATCTCAATAAATTTCATGAAGCTTCTCTAAACTCGAATTTACCAGATGTTTTTTTATCCCAAATgctgttttctcttggttttaatatttaatattttagcgGACAGCTGTTGAGATTTGTTTGGAACATGGTCAAGTTTTGTTATCCTCCTAGGCTTTGCTCTTCCAAAGGCCAAATTTGctctagatttttatttttggctcactttatcataaaaataaatgtttaaaaatttgCAGGTATACCTATAGCCTTATACTATATAGGCCTTTTAGGTACTGAAAAGTGAAATATgatcaattaaaaatttacttcACTGATTGCAGTTTAACCTTGTGGTTTTTTAAATTGACAattgagatttgtttgtttttcaatcTATACAGAATCTATATCTTTAAGGCAAGTGTTTAATCCTTTAAAGCATTCAAAATATGTTTCAGTCCATTCAagatcaattatttattttattcatggACCTTATTGGCTTTGTGTTCTACATCGCCGTCAATATAATAAAGGCTTTGTGTTCTATATCGCCGTCAATATAAAGGAAcctatggtttttggttttttgacgATTTACACGAATACAAAAACACTtggaaattttcaatttttttgaagtgAAAAGCTCCAGAAGAAGGGCGGGAAGAGACGAATCCAAGCTTGGCACCACCACCGATTAACTGGTATTAGAGCAACAATTATTAACTAGTCTTagtatatatgaataaaatcaaaaatttgtcTCTGAcataattgatttattttattttaattgtcaACACTGACATAATCGAGTTTAAAAGACtagcgtttttttttgtttagttttgtttggttatgaGTTAATAATCTTCTCATGTACGGGTACACACATAAGCTAGAGAGCAGTTCTTGCATGTTTCAACACCGCGCATTTAAAAGGCGCAAagttgtcatttttattgttCCCCTCTGCTTCCAACCCTTTGGATTTTTAGAGGCTCTCTCCAAAAGACAcagtctttttattttctctcttttcccttTCAATTCGGGgaatgtttctttgttttctagggttttgaaaTCTCTCCAGAAGAACACAAAACCTAAAATGGGTCCTCTTGTCGGAGAGACCGACCTCTCTAAAGCACTCCTCGAGGCTGCAGACAATCTCGTTAAGCCTCATTCCTCAACTGATGCGACTCTCCGTCTTCTCGATGTACGATTCCTTCTCACTCCCTCTCGAGATTCTCTGGTTTTTGTTGCTTTCGTTCATGAGTTTGGTGaaatttctctgttttgggGGGGGGGCTTAGATTGTAGGAAAcgattagggtttctgatttCTGTTGTCTTGTTCAATGTTCGTTAGTGATTTTGTAGCGTTTCCTGagatattttgggataaaaggTGAAATCTTTTTTAGGGTTCTATTGCTGCTTTCAAATCCctaagctaatttttttttctctgcgaTTTATGTTCAATCATCTGATTTTTGATGCCTCTTATGTGTAGAATGTTGAGTCTCTGCTCGCCACTGTCGAGCAAGATGTTACTGAATCATTACTAAATGACCTAAAACCATCCATGGCGGCTTTGGTATCTGCTGATCTCTTGAGAAACCCTGATTCTGATGTTAGGGTTTCTGTTGTCTCTTGCTTGACTGAAATTATGAGGATTACTGCTCCAGATGCCCCTTATGACGATGACCAGATGAAGGTTGATATACCTCTGAACCACAAGTTGTGTACCTTTTTGGATTCCAGTGAATCTGGTCTCTTCTTTCTGCAATGCTTATTTCAAATAATTCTCTCATGAGGCCATTGGCTTTGCTTATTTTGACTTGCAGGATATTTTCGAGGTGACAATAGAAGCATTTGATAAACTAGCTGATGCTACCAGTCGCAGTTACAGGAAAGCGGAGGTTGTTCTTGAGACTGTTGCAAAGGTCAGATCTTCCTTAGTTATGTTGGACTTGGAGTGCGATGATCTTGTCCTAGATATGTTTCGACGTTTCCTGAAAATTATAAGGTAGGTTTAGATCCTGTTATCACAAAGCTCAATTAACTCTTAGGTACTTCATATGAAACTGGCTTCAGGGGGTATTCACGTTTGGCATAtgttgatgtttttcttttgtgcatCTGTTTAGGCTGGGTCATCCTCTACTGGTGCTTCTCTCAATGGAAACAATTATGATCACAGTTATAGATGAAAGTGAAGAAGTACCCATGGATTTGCTCGAGGTTCTCTTAAATTCTGTCAAAAAGGAAAGCCTGGTAAATTTTCCCCAGTTGAGGTTAGATTCTCCCAGGTTTTAAATTCACTTGAGGTTTAATTTGTCTGATCGACATGCCTTAGGATGTCTCACCAGCGGCTTCCACGCTTGTGGAGAAGGTTCTTAGTAGTTGTGCCCGTAAGCTTCAGCCTTGCATCATGGAAGCTTTGAAGTCCACAGGGACCAGCTTGGACATGTATTCTCCAGTAGTTTCATTAATATGCCAAAACGAATCTGCCATTACTCAAGGGCACAGTGATGTTAAGGGCAAAGAAAATGAGGTATTCTTTATGTTCTGAGCTCTTGGTTTGATTGATAGTTGTGTGTTATAATCTTGAAGGTTGCAACTGCCAACAGTGCGTATCAAGCTTCTcatatctttttcaatttttcaggCAGATGAAAAGATATCAGAAGAACAAGTAGTTCCAAGTGATTCATTAGAGGTAATTAATTTGAAAGGCTTTTTCATTGCAAGTGTTCAGCTTCACGTTGTTTGTTGCTTAACCAATGTCTTAAAAATCTGTTGAATTAGGTCAAATTGAATTTGGGGATTTCTCGCAAGGGAAATAGATCCAAGAGAACTGCTAGAGGTGGAACTCGTCGGGCCAATGGAGACGACAAAGTAGTAACTGGAAATGAAGGGTCCGAAATTACAGATGCAGAGACTGCATCAGGGTCTGGAAGGAAGAGAGGGCGGAAACCCAATTCTCTGATGAATCCTGAGGAAGGCTATTCATTTAAGAAGACGTCTTCAAGCAAGAAGGTGcaggaaaaaaaactcaaggatTCATCACTTGCGAAGGTGGCTGCCAAGAAAGCATCTTCACCTACTAAAGTTGGTCAAACAAATCAGACGGGGTCGCGTAAACGAAGCCGAACAAAGATGGAAGAGACAAATCATGATGTAGATTCCTTAGCTACACCACCATCAAAGAAACAGATTGTGAAGAAAGATaatcctgaagaagaagatttgatgGAATCTGACCTTGAAAAACCTGAAGATCGCATTAAGTCTGGTAGGTCAagtaaaaaggagaaagcacAGAATGGTTTAGCAAAAACATCTGCAAAGAAGCCTCTTGCAGACACTAAGATGGTAAAGCACAGTGGCAAAAACTCAGTCCTTTCAGATGCTAAGAAGAAGACTTCAAAAGGTGCAAGCATGAATAAATCAGTCAGTTCAGATGCTAAGAAAAAGACTTCAGAAGGTGCAAGCATGAAAAAATCAGTCCATTCagattctaagaaaaaaaattcagaaggTGCAAGCATGGATACGCCTGTACCCCGATCATCAAAGAGCAAGGTAGCAAGTTTTATGAACCATGATTTCTCTTATCAGTATATAATATCCTAGAACATCCTTACTTACAATGTGATAACCGTGCAGAAGGATTCTTGTGCAACGACGccttttaccaaaaaatctGAACAAACTCCTAAGAGCCATCTCAAGAGGAAACAGACAGCAGGAGGAGTGGTATGAAATTACTTGCTTTCTCTGTCCATGCTATGAGGTATTGACTTGTCACCTGTATTCATATTGTATAGATTTCTCTTTTCAGGAGCCCGATACAAATGAGCTTGGTGAGGAAATGGTTAATAAGAAAGTTAATGTCTGGTGGCCACTCGACAAGGCGTAAGTTTATTGTAAAACTTGCTTACTTCATATTTTTGATACTGTAATATGAATGGtagcaaactttttttttttggggacgAAATGGTACCAACCTCACCATTTATGTGTACACAGATTTTATGAAGGTGTGATAAGTTCCTATTGTAGTCTTAAGAAGATGCATCAAGTGAGTTAGCTTCTCTATTTGCTTATTTGAATTCTCTCTTTGCTACATAATTGTTTAATATAGACTTTTTCCATTGCTGGTCTCGTTGCAGGTGAAATATTTAGATGGGGATGTAGAAGAGCTTAATCTCAAAGTGGAACGTTATGAGATAATCCAGGTTAATTCTTCAGCCAGTGTGAAAAATTCTTACATTGAGATTCTCTTTGTTTATTCtccattgtttatttttcccaaaacaTCTTATAGATATATGTAACTGATTTACCCCAAAATGTTTTTAAGCAGGATATTGATGAGGAGTCTACTcctttaattaaaatgtaagTGAAACTTTCAAAGTTTTGTGATAACCCACAATTTTAACTTTAGTATAGCTTGGTATCTTTTAGTCTTGAGTTTTTGCTGTTATGTGCAGTATACAAAGGCAGAAAGCCAAGAAGAGCAAAAATGTGTCGAAGAATGTGGAACCAAATAGTTCTCCAGAAGTCGGGTAtgaaactttataataattaatattattgttgttggaaGATTTGATCTTTGATTGAGTGGTTTACAAATATGGATATAGATCCTCTACGcaaaagatgaagatgaagatgaaagacTCGGTAACAGACTCCACTAAGCAAGCGAAAAGAACCAAAGGTGCACTTGAGGCTGTAAGCAATGAACCAGAAAGCACTGAAGGGAACTGTAAATCCTTGAAAGACCTGAATGGTGAACCTGATAGAACAAAAAGCAGGACTGGCAAAAAGCAGAAGGTGACTCGAGCTATGCACCCGGAGAGTGAAAAAGATTGTGATGATAAGGAAGACCCCAAAACTAAAGGTGAAGACAGTCTGAAATTGGGGGAAGAATCAGATGCAGAGCCTGATGCTATGGAAGAACACCAACAACTGCCTGAGATTCAAAATGCAGAAACCAAAACTGATGGAGAAGAGGAAAGATCTGCAAAAGAGCCAAATGAGGAACCTGACACTGATGGAAAAGAGGGTAACTCGCTGAAGGAGCCAAATGCAGAGCCCAAAACTAATGGAGAAGAGCAGGAGGCAGCAAAAGAGCCAATTGCGGAAACCAAAACTGATGGGGAAGAGCACAAGGTAGCAAAAGAGACAAATGCAGAACTTGAAACTGATGAGAAAGAGCAAGAGTCAGTGAAAGAGACGCCTGTTGAACCCACAACTGAGGGAGAAGAGCAAATGTCAGTGAAAGAGCCAAATGCAGAGCCTGAAACCAAGGTAGAAGAGAAAGAGTCAGCAGAAGAGCAAACTGCAGGTACACAATTGATTGAGAACGAGGATATGTCTGA from Camelina sativa cultivar DH55 chromosome 3, Cs, whole genome shotgun sequence includes:
- the LOC104778732 gene encoding uncharacterized protein LOC104778732 gives rise to the protein MDPDWWVDREKEIPYAKIIREEGIPHMELMRRIFGCQGSKPEAMYPTHKQDANNTEVDERQSVDKFVPIAVDDDGDDSNRTPTKDAHLQSQTITNESPPLSPIGPAKRSAKKQSRVTPYPSNRGKDVLRSGEKNMPRRRTAFETEMGGQFKEMMEFRRAQVEEARERREKNEATPYKEAYGVLQSIQGLTRWTDFWWACIKVLKEDLFAREMMVSSENDHDKIIFLEGYTGYDRNGDFIGNRLNNLQSCQRGPPSVNLDLNIRNTNMETHEEFNAPSHTELMSLFKEIGYEGGTKKTGCDGESSQTKTFNLED
- the LOC104774707 gene encoding putative nuclease HARBI1; the protein is MDTIMHPLMEYYNRYFSKQPMAEERGLGWQNLERQIRNKPVNCMNMLRMHPEAFKNLCTTLEQRYNLRSTDNISIDEMVAIFLVTCGQNASQRFVGMTFGRSQETAYRKFHEVLDAVERLACEYLKTPTTTSLQHYPRKLQEDSRYWPFFSGFVGALDGTHVKVMVGGSDAVGYFDRNGQKSLNIMAICDLNMIFKYAWLGAAGSTHDSLVLQYAIDGDPLFPRPPIGKYYLVDSGYANKRGFLAPYRGSSRENIRYHLSEFDAGAPRNKKELYNRWHASLRSVIERTFGVWKKKWTILDNLPRYDVKTQNRIVHATMVLHNFIRLHRIPDADFEDENVTARDSRGRRFAEGELNRLEEEEGTNDGQYMNNVRDEIANMLWNVRRH
- the LOC104774720 gene encoding probable CCR4-associated factor 1 homolog 2, with amino-acid sequence MSQAPNPKEEDDDNTIEIREVWSHNLEQEMALIEQSIDDFPYVAMDTEFPGIVCKTVTANPNPNPKHYEYNYGTLKTNVNMLKLIQLGLTLSDERGNLPTCGTNKRQCIWQFNFREFNLKSDMFAMDSINLLRGSNIDFEKNKECGVDSKRFAELLMGSGVVLNDKIQWVTFHCGYDFGYLLKLLSGKDLPEEKSEFFDQVTSYFPVVYDIKYLMGFCAPLYGGLERVADILGVKRVGISHQAGSDSLLTLRAFNKMKEMFFTGSLDRYSGFLYGLDNPQRLAGSKK
- the LOC104774747 gene encoding 40S ribosomal protein S12-1, giving the protein MSGDEAAPAVVPPVAEPAAIPEDMDVNTALELTLRKARAHGGVVRGLHECAKLIEKRVAQLCVLAEDCNQPDYVKLVKALCADHNINLLTVPSAKTLGEWAGLCKIDSEGNARKVVGCSCLVVKDYGEETTALNIVKKHIESQ
- the LOC104774732 gene encoding uncharacterized protein LOC104774732, translated to MITVIDESDEIPMDLLETLLNSVKKESRDVSPAASTLVEKVLSSCARKLQPCIIEALKSTGTSLDMYSPVVSSICQSESAITQGHSDVKAKENEADEKMSEEQVVLRALQD
- the LOC104774769 gene encoding uncharacterized protein LOC104774769, whose product is MGPLVGETDLSKALLEAADNLVKPHSSTDATLRLLDNVESLLATVEQDVTESLLNDLKPSMAALVSADLLRNPDSDVRVSVVSCLTEIMRITAPDAPYDDDQMKDIFEVTIEAFDKLADATSRSYRKAEVVLETVAKVRSSLVMLDLECDDLVLDMFRRFLKIIRLGHPLLVLLSMETIMITVIDESEEVPMDLLEVLLNSVKKESLDVSPAASTLVEKVLSSCARKLQPCIMEALKSTGTSLDMYSPVVSLICQNESAITQGHSDVKGKENEADEKISEEQVVPSDSLEVKLNLGISRKGNRSKRTARGGTRRANGDDKVVTGNEGSEITDAETASGSGRKRGRKPNSLMNPEEGYSFKKTSSSKKVQEKKLKDSSLAKVAAKKASSPTKVGQTNQTGSRKRSRTKMEETNHDVDSLATPPSKKQIVKKDNPEEEDLMESDLEKPEDRIKSGRSSKKEKAQNGLAKTSAKKPLADTKMVKHSGKNSVLSDAKKKTSKGASMNKSVSSDAKKKTSEGASMKKSVHSDSKKKNSEGASMDTPVPRSSKSKKDSCATTPFTKKSEQTPKSHLKRKQTAGGVEPDTNELGEEMVNKKVNVWWPLDKAFYEGVISSYCSLKKMHQVKYLDGDVEELNLKVERYEIIQDIDEESTPLIKIIQRQKAKKSKNVSKNVEPNSSPEVGSSTQKMKMKMKDSVTDSTKQAKRTKGALEAVSNEPESTEGNCKSLKDLNGEPDRTKSRTGKKQKVTRAMHPESEKDCDDKEDPKTKGEDSLKLGEESDAEPDAMEEHQQLPEIQNAETKTDGEEERSAKEPNEEPDTDGKEGNSLKEPNAEPKTNGEEQEAAKEPIAETKTDGEEHKVAKETNAELETDEKEQESVKETPVEPTTEGEEQMSVKEPNAEPETKVEEKESAEEQTAGTQLIENEDMSEAKGQEVDKETDRSMPETGKVENEAEEDDQRVTKELEAESDKAEVSTTVLQVDP